One genomic segment of Desmodus rotundus isolate HL8 chromosome 5, HLdesRot8A.1, whole genome shotgun sequence includes these proteins:
- the LOC112317644 gene encoding olfactory receptor 51I1 — MLSLNGTPFQPDTLQLTDIPGMQTGQAWVALVFCIFYLISIIGNLSILALVVQEPSLHQPMYYFLSMLSLNDLGVSFSTLPTVIATFCFNYRHVGFDACLVQMFFIHTFSFMESGILLAMSFDRFVAICDPLHYATVLTNSCILAMGLGILAKSFTTLLPFPFLVKRLPFCKGNVLHHSYCLHPDLMKVACGDTHVNNIYGLFVVIFTYGIDSTFILLSYASILRAVLAIASWEQRLKALNTCISHICAVLAFYVPIIAVSMIHRFWKSAPPVVHVMMSNVYLFVPPMLNPIIYSVKTKEIRRGILKAFYKSQS; from the coding sequence ATGTTGAGCCTCAATGGCACCCCCTTCCAGCCAGACACACTCCAGCTGACAGACATTCCTGGGATGCAGACAGGCCAAGCCTGGGTTGCCCTGGTTTTCTGCATCTTTTACCTGATCTCCATCATAGGCAACCTCAGCATTCTTGCTCTGGTGGTTCAGGAGCCTTCTCTGCACCAGCCCATGTACTACTTCCTCTCTATGCTCTCCCTAAATGATCTGGGAGTGTCCTTCTCCACACTCCCAACTGTGATTGCCACCTTCTGCTTCAACTACCGCCATGTTGGCTTTGATGCATGTTTGGTTCAGATGTTCTTCATCCACACTTTCTCTTTCATGGAATCAGGCATACTGCTGGCCATGAGCTTTGATCGTTTTGTGGCTATTTGTGACCCGCTACATTATGCCACTGTGCTCACCAACAGCTGCATTTTGGCTATGGGCCTGGGCATCCTTGCCAAGAGCTTCACTACTCTCTTGCCTTTTCCCTTTCTGGTGAAACGACTTCCCTTCTGCAAGGGCAATGTTTTACATCACTCATACTGCCTCCATCCAGATCTCATGAAGGTGGCATGTGGAGACACCCATGTTAATAACATCTATGGGCTCTTTGTGGTCATTTTCACCTATGGCATAGACTCCACTTTCATCCTGCTGTCCTATGCATCGATTCTGAGAGCTGTGCTGGCCATTGCATCCTGGGAACAGAGGCTCAAGGCACTCAACACTTGCATATCACACATTTGCGCAGTGCTGGCTTTCTATGTGCCCATAATTGCTGTCTCCATGATCCACCGCTTCTGGAAAAGTGCCCCACCTGTTGTTCATGTCATGATGTCCAACGTCTACCTGTTCGTACCTCCCATGCTCAACCCCATCATCTACAGTGTGAAGACAAAGGAGATACGCAGAGGGATCCTCAAAGCCTTTTATAAATCCCAGAGCTGA